The following coding sequences lie in one Pseudomonas syringae CC1557 genomic window:
- the dtd gene encoding D-aminoacyl-tRNA deacylase — MKGLLQRVRSARVEVETEVVGAIDQGILVLVGIEPQDTRASADKLLHKLLNYRVFSDADGKMNLSLRDVQGGLLLVSQFTLAADTKSGMRPSFSKAAAPALGAELFDYLLSQARIAHPLVAAGQFGADMQVHLINDGPVTFLLDT, encoded by the coding sequence ATGAAAGGTTTGTTGCAGCGCGTGCGCAGTGCGCGCGTCGAGGTTGAGACAGAGGTGGTCGGCGCTATTGATCAGGGCATTTTGGTACTGGTCGGAATAGAGCCTCAAGACACCCGGGCCAGTGCCGATAAGTTGCTTCACAAGCTGCTCAATTATCGAGTGTTCAGTGATGCCGACGGCAAAATGAACCTGTCCTTGCGCGACGTGCAGGGCGGGCTGCTGCTGGTTTCACAGTTCACCCTGGCTGCAGACACCAAAAGCGGCATGCGTCCGAGCTTCTCGAAGGCGGCTGCTCCGGCATTGGGCGCCGAGTTGTTCGATTACTTGCTAAGCCAGGCCAGAATCGCGCATCCGCTTGTCGCAGCGGGCCAATTTGGTGCGGATATGCAAGTGCACCTGATAAACGATGGGCCGGTCACGTTTTTGCTGGACACGTAA
- the pip gene encoding prolyl aminopeptidase, which produces MQTLYPQIKPYARHDLAVEQPHVLYVDESGSPEGLPVVFIHGGPGSGCDANSRCYFDPNLYRIVTFDQRGCGRSTPHASLENNTTWKLVEDLEAIREHLGIDKWVLFGGSWGSTLALAYAQTHPDRVHALILRGVFLARQQEIDWFYQAGASRLFPDYWQDYLAPIPLDERDDILTAFHKRLTGPDQIAQMHAAKAWSTWEGRCATLRPNPQVVDRFTDPHRALSIARIECHYFMNKAFLEENQLIRDMPKIAHLPAIIVHGRYDVICPLDNAWELHQNWPGSELQVIRDAGHSASETGIADALVRAAAQVAQNLLDLPPEEA; this is translated from the coding sequence ATGCAGACTTTGTACCCGCAGATCAAACCCTACGCCCGGCACGATCTGGCCGTGGAACAACCGCATGTGCTCTACGTCGACGAAAGCGGCTCGCCTGAAGGTCTGCCAGTGGTATTCATCCACGGTGGTCCGGGTTCCGGGTGTGATGCAAACAGCCGCTGCTATTTCGATCCGAATCTATACCGCATTGTCACCTTCGACCAGCGCGGTTGCGGTCGCTCGACGCCGCACGCCAGCCTGGAAAACAACACCACCTGGAAGTTGGTCGAAGACCTTGAAGCGATTCGTGAGCATCTGGGTATCGACAAATGGGTGCTGTTCGGCGGTTCGTGGGGTTCGACGCTGGCGCTGGCCTACGCCCAGACCCATCCGGATCGCGTGCATGCGCTGATCCTGCGCGGCGTATTTCTCGCCCGTCAGCAGGAAATCGACTGGTTTTATCAAGCCGGTGCCAGCCGCCTGTTCCCGGATTACTGGCAGGATTACCTCGCGCCGATCCCGCTCGATGAGCGCGACGATATTCTCACGGCCTTCCACAAGCGTCTCACCGGCCCGGATCAGATCGCCCAGATGCATGCCGCCAAAGCCTGGTCTACGTGGGAAGGCCGTTGCGCAACCTTGCGCCCCAACCCCCAGGTCGTCGACCGCTTTACCGATCCGCACCGTGCCCTTTCCATCGCGCGCATCGAATGCCACTACTTTATGAACAAGGCGTTTCTGGAAGAGAATCAGCTGATTCGCGACATGCCGAAAATCGCGCACCTGCCCGCAATCATTGTCCATGGCCGCTACGACGTCATCTGCCCGCTGGATAATGCGTGGGAATTGCACCAGAACTGGCCCGGCAGCGAGCTGCAGGTGATTCGCGACGCAGGGCATTCGGCGTCCGAAACGGGTATTGCCGACGCGCTGGTCCGTGCAGCGGCGCAGGTAGCACAAAATCTGCTTGATCTGCCCCCTGAAGAAGCCTGA